A single window of Mesotoga sp. UBA6090 DNA harbors:
- a CDS encoding nuclear transport factor 2 family protein, which translates to MELSEMSAREVLKAFFESYRNQDFESLRLLCTDNITYINPEGLSSNGIDEFLQLLKREFESFGVLFEPISWESSVERPSFCYLSWKRGVKFARKAALRRVETFGSAFLLKVEKKWQLVHFQQAFSGSYARLFRTRQK; encoded by the coding sequence ATGGAGCTAAGCGAGATGTCGGCCAGAGAGGTTCTAAAGGCCTTTTTCGAGAGCTACAGGAATCAGGATTTTGAATCGCTGAGGTTACTTTGCACCGATAATATTACCTATATCAATCCCGAGGGACTATCAAGTAATGGCATAGATGAGTTTCTCCAGCTTCTGAAGAGAGAGTTCGAATCATTCGGAGTTCTTTTCGAACCGATATCCTGGGAATCCTCCGTTGAAAGACCTTCATTCTGTTACCTTTCATGGAAAAGAGGCGTCAAGTTTGCTAGAAAAGCCGCCTTAAGGAGAGTTGAGACTTTTGGTTCGGCCTTTCTGCTAAAGGTAGAGAAGAAGTGGCAGCTTGTTCACTTCCAGCAAGCGTTTTCCGGTTCTTACGCGCGCCTATTCAGGACAAGGCAAAAGTAA
- a CDS encoding GNAT family N-acetyltransferase, with amino-acid sequence MRRIDGSEWKNLLPFLYRNREFNMFIIGDIENTSSDSDNLEIFLDGDFDSPRGILLRYYKFLILSDGAGMNFEQAAEVVRRFEQAMMLSGTISGIDRITPYLQDIREEEETLHFAVLREPNLDAARFEVRRATTEDAEKLLVFLFSIEEFHATDEESFMATLKDGSTRRYIIEDQGKILATAASTSESSDMAMIIGVATGKDFRGRGLASAVVSRLCEDLLAEGRTPCLLYDNPEAGRIYNRLGFREIGKLKTLRFRKR; translated from the coding sequence ATGAGAAGAATCGACGGCAGTGAGTGGAAGAATCTTCTTCCCTTTCTTTACAGAAACAGGGAGTTCAACATGTTCATAATCGGCGATATAGAAAATACGAGTTCAGATTCGGACAACTTGGAGATTTTTCTCGATGGAGACTTCGATAGTCCCAGAGGGATTCTGCTTCGATACTACAAATTTCTCATTCTTTCCGACGGGGCGGGGATGAATTTCGAACAAGCAGCAGAGGTTGTAAGGAGGTTTGAACAGGCTATGATGCTCAGCGGAACCATCTCGGGTATAGATAGGATAACTCCGTATTTGCAGGACATACGTGAAGAGGAAGAAACTCTGCACTTCGCGGTCTTAAGGGAACCCAATCTTGATGCGGCCAGGTTTGAGGTAAGAAGAGCTACTACTGAGGATGCAGAGAAGCTTCTGGTTTTTCTTTTCTCAATAGAAGAGTTCCACGCAACGGATGAAGAATCCTTCATGGCCACACTGAAAGACGGGAGCACAAGAAGATACATAATTGAAGATCAAGGCAAAATACTGGCCACGGCGGCCAGTACCTCCGAGAGTTCCGATATGGCGATGATAATTGGAGTCGCAACCGGGAAGGATTTCAGAGGGCGAGGTCTCGCTTCGGCCGTTGTATCTAGGCTGTGCGAAGATCTACTCGCCGAGGGAAGGACACCATGCTTGCTATATGACAATCCCGAGGCGGGAAGGATATATAATCGGCTGGGTTTTAGAGAGATCGGCAAGCTGAAAACACTCAGGTTCAGAAAACGATGA
- a CDS encoding 4Fe-4S binding protein, with protein MSNRKVAALRVIVEVVFMFLFFFLLRNRDLQKWFLIFVIGLVRALLMGRFYCGWICQMETLFRPINWLYSKLRLKRLKTPTIFKNVFRWTILLLFLSLMVAVRVFKIKVNLLLYITVFSLLITLVFEEEFWHRYMCPFGTLLSLFSRKPLFGMKVEKPSCVSCGICQTVCPVSAIEKENDGMKIDTSECLVCLKCKESCPEISIKYSIFE; from the coding sequence GTGTCAAATAGAAAGGTCGCGGCTCTGAGAGTAATTGTAGAGGTTGTCTTCATGTTCCTATTCTTTTTTCTTCTTAGGAATAGAGATCTCCAGAAGTGGTTCTTGATTTTCGTGATTGGTCTGGTCAGAGCACTACTTATGGGAAGGTTTTACTGCGGTTGGATCTGTCAAATGGAGACCCTTTTCAGACCCATCAACTGGCTCTATTCAAAGCTAAGACTGAAGAGGTTAAAGACACCAACCATCTTCAAGAATGTATTCAGATGGACTATACTTCTTCTCTTCCTTTCGCTTATGGTGGCAGTGAGAGTTTTTAAGATCAAGGTCAACCTTCTTCTATATATAACTGTCTTCTCCCTTCTGATCACTCTGGTATTCGAAGAGGAGTTTTGGCACAGGTATATGTGTCCCTTTGGAACTTTGCTATCTCTCTTTTCGAGAAAACCGTTGTTTGGTATGAAGGTTGAGAAACCATCGTGCGTTTCCTGCGGGATCTGTCAGACTGTTTGCCCTGTAAGTGCGATTGAAAAAGAGAATGATGGTATGAAGATTGACACCTCGGAATGTCTTGTATGCCTAAAATGCAAAGAGAGCTGCCCAGAAATTTCGATAAAGTATTCCATATTTGAATGA